One genomic segment of Oncorhynchus mykiss isolate Arlee chromosome 10, USDA_OmykA_1.1, whole genome shotgun sequence includes these proteins:
- the LOC110534332 gene encoding spermine oxidase — protein sequence MQSCEISSDSTDDPLSRDLRTHRQPRIVVIGAGLAGLAATKSLLESGFTDVTVLEASDRVGGRVQSIQHGQTTLELGATWIHGANGNPVYHLAEDNGLLEHTTDGERSVGRISLYTKNGVAHYQTNSGTRIPKDLVEEFSDLYNEVYELTQEFFQNGKPVCAESQNSVGVFTRDVVRKKITLDPDDSESTKRLKLSMLQQYLKVESCESSSPSMDEVSLSEFGEWTEIPGAHHVIPGGFMKIVDLLAQDLPSRMMRLGKPVRRVHWNYSAQQQEEIAHGDNNNRHDDGDHNDDQRCHGEPNPNPGHAYPISVECEDLESLPADHVIVTASLGVLKNRHEALFSPSLPEDKVLAIEKLGISTTDKIFLEFSDPFWSPECNSIQFVWEDEAQLEQPVYPEELWYRKICSFDVLYPPERYGHMLSGWICGQEALLMERCDDETVAETCTKLLRRFTGNPNIPKPRRILRSSWGSNPYIRGSYSFTRVGSSGGDVEKLAMPLPYTKSTKAPPLQVLFAGEATHRKYYSTTHGALLSGQREATRLTELYQDLHKETTKPNM from the exons ATGCAAAGTTGTGAAATATCTTCAGACAGCACTGATGACCCCCTTAGTAGAGACCTACGCACTCATCGACAGCCTCGAATAGTAGTGATCGGCGCGGGCTTGGCCGGTCTCGCAGCTACCAAGAGCCTCCTGGAAAGCGGCTTCACGGATGTCACAGTCCTAGAGGCGTCAGACCGCGTCGGAGGGAGAGTTCAAAGCATTCAGCACG GACAAACGACTTTGGAGCTCGGAGCCACCTGGATCCATGGCGCTAACGGGAACCCGGTGTACCACCTGGCGGAGGACAACGGGCTGCTGGAGCACACCACGGACGGCGAGCGCAGCGTGGGCCGCATCAGCCTGTACACCAAGAACGGCGTGGCCCACTACCAGACCAACAGCGGTACCAGGATCCCCAAGGACCTGGTCGAGGAGTTCAGTGACCTCTACaatgag gTATACGAGCTGACTCAGGAGTTTTTCCAGAATGGGAAGCCTGTGTGTGCTGAAAGCCAGAACAGCGTTGGGGTGTTCACGAGGGACGTGGTGCGCAAGAAGATCACGCTGGACCCCGACGACTCGGAGAGCACCAAGAGACTCAAGCTGTCCATGCTCCAGCAGTacctcaag GTGGAGAGTTGTGAGAGCTCGTCCCCCAGCATGGACGAGGTCTCGCTGAGTGAGTTCGGCGAGTGGACGGAGATCCCAGGGGCCCACCACGTCATCCCGGGAGGCTTCATGAAGATCGTGGACCTCTTGGCGCAGGACCTTCCGTCCCGCATGATGCGCCTGGGGAAACCCGTCCGCCGCGTCCACTGGAACTACTCCGCCCAGCAACAGGAGGAGATCGCTCACGGCGACAACAACAATCGGCACGACGACGGCGACCATAACGACGACCAACGTTGCCATGGTGAGCCCAACCCCAATCCGGGCCACGCGTACCCCATCAGCGTAGAGTGCGAGGACCTCGAGTCGCTCCCCGCCGACCACGTGATCGTAACCGCCTCGCTCGGCGTCCTCAAGAACCGCCATGAGGCGCTCTTCTCACCCTCGCTGCCCGAGGACAAAGTCCTCGCCATCGAGAAGCTCGGCATCAGCACCACTGACAAGATTTTCCTGGAGTTCTCCGATCCCTTTTGGAGCCCCGAGTGCAACAGCATCCAGTTTGTGTGGGAGGACGAGGCGCAGCTGGAGCAGCCGGTCTACCCCGAGGAGCTGTGGTACCGTAAGATCTGCTCATTTGACGTGCTGTACCCGCCCGAGCGCTACGGCCACATGCTGAGCGGCTGGATCTGTGGCCAGGAGGCACTGCTCATGGAGCGCTGCGACGACGAGACAGTGGCCGAGACCTGCACCAAGCTGCTGAGACGCTTCACAG ggaacccCAACATTCCGAAGCCGAGGCGGATCCTGCGCTCGTCGTGGGGCAGTAACCCTTACATCCGGGGCTCCTACTCCTTCACCCGGGTGGGCTCCAGTGGGGGTGACGTGGAGAAGCTAGCCATGCCCCTGCCTTACACCAAGAGCACCAAGGCTCCG CCTCTACAGGTGTTATTCGCCGGGGAAGCCACCCACCGGAAATACTATTCCACGACTCATGGTGCATTGCTGTCGGGACAGAGAGAGGCCACTCGTCTTACAGAGCTGTACCAGGACTTGCACAAAGAAACCACAAAGCCTAACATGTAA